The Gopherus flavomarginatus isolate rGopFla2 chromosome 25, rGopFla2.mat.asm, whole genome shotgun sequence genome has a segment encoding these proteins:
- the LIMD2 gene encoding LIM domain-containing protein 2 isoform X2, with protein MVQRSKSFSLKAQVKEMCAACQKPVYPMERLVADKFVFHNACFCCKHCHAKLSLGSYAALHGEFYCKPHFQQLFKSKGNYDEGFGRKQHKELWVHKEVESGTKTA; from the exons ATGGTGCAGCGTTCCAAG TCGTTCAGCCTGAAAGCCCAGGTGAAGGAGATGTGCGCGGCCTGCCAGAAACCCGTCTACCCCATGGAGCGGCTGGTGGCCGATAAATTCGTCTTCCATAATGCCTGCTTCTGCTGCAAGCACTGCCATGCCAAGCTCag CTTGGGCAGCTATGCAGCGCTGCACGGCGAGTTCTACTGCAAgccccacttccagcagctgtTCAAGAGCAAAGGCAACTACGACGAGGGGTTCGGGCGCAAGCAGCACAAGGAGCTGTGGGTGCACAAGGAGGTGGAGAGCGGGACCAAAACGGCGTGA